The sequence below is a genomic window from Globicephala melas chromosome 14, mGloMel1.2, whole genome shotgun sequence.
CTCCAAAGTAATGGGTTCTGAAGCCGAGAATGACTATTTTTTGAACTTTGATGTCTAGTGATTTCCAGTTGGGAAAAGCTCTCAGCCTTTAATTAGTTCTGCAGcccaactttaaaataaatttggtgATGTCTCTCTTTTGCCAGGAGTAGATTTGAAGGGGGGAAAAGCCATAAAAACTTTTGGAAAACGTTCTCTTGGTGTTTGAAAAGTTGTTAAATAAGACTGCCTGCCAAGAAATGTCACCAAAAATTCTGACTACTGAGAGAGAGTGGGCAAACAGCTCAAAAAATAATTCTAGCTTGCTGCAACATCACAGGTTGGGAATAGCTAAACCTCACACAGACTTCATGACTAATTCCAAGTTTCCCCTTGGAAGCCAGACATaatgatgttcagtgctatgtgTTATTGGTTAACACAGCACACCCCTTCCAACTGCATTATCCAACAGTCAATAGTGTAAAGTGACTTTGCATGAGGAGAATTTTAAGGGTCTATATTTCAAAGTCCACTGAACTTTCTGGAGAATTCTTCTCACCAAAACTATTTAGATTTGCATGTACAATGAGCCTCTTTGACCAGTGAAACTATGTGGGCAGgtatatgtactctttttttttttgttagatcTACCTTAAAGTCATGCTTAAATGGGATaacacagtttctttttctttttttaaaataggagatGGTGGTAATTGCTATTCTGAAGAGTTCATATTTATAAAGCAATTCTGGCTTCCAAAGAGAAATTGTTTTACAAACATTTAAGAATTGTACCTTTTAGAAGGAAACACTTCCGCCTGTTTGAAAAATTATGATAAAGTTTGAAAGAACCTTCATGTAAAACATGAAACGCTAGCTACCAAAGGAAATTGTTTaccttacttttttcttctttattactgTGTTGTAGGTATGTGACTGGTGTAAGCACATAAGACACACAAAAGAATACCTGGATTTTGGGGACGGGGAAAGAAGGCTTCAGTTCTGCAGTGCAAAATGTCTCAATCAGTACAAAATGGACATTTTCTACAAAGAGACACAGGCCAATCTTCCAGCTGGGCTGTGCAGCACATTACACCCTCCcatggaaaataaagcagaaggcACTGGGGTGCAGCTGCTCACTCCAGACTCTTGGAATATCCCTCTAACAGATGCTCGCAGGAAGGCCCCCTCCCCGGCGGCTGCAGCTGGCCAAAGCCAGGGCCCTGGCCCATCGGTGTCCACCACCGTCTCTCCATCTGACACTGCCAACTGCTCTGTTACTAAAATCCCTACGCCAGTGCCCAAGTCCATGCCCATTAGCGAGACTCCAAACATCCCTCCTGTCTCCGTCCAGCCACCTGCTAGCATCGGGCCTCCCCTCGGCGTCCCGCCTCGCAGCCCTCCCATGGTGATGACCAACCGCGGCCCGGTACCGCTGCCCATCTTCATGGAACAGCAGATCATGCAGCAGATCCGCCCGCCCTTCATTCGCGGCCCGCCGCACCACGCCTCCAACCCTAACAGTCCTCTCTCCAACCCCATGCTCCCCGGCATCGGGCCCCCGCCCGGCGGCCCCAGGAACCTGGGCCCCACCTCCAGTCCCATGCACCGGCCCATGCTGTCGCCCCATATCCACCCCCCGAGCACCCCGACCATGCCCGGGAACCCTCCGGGTCTGCTACCGCCGCCACCTCCGGGCGCGCCCTTGCCGAGTCTCCCCTTCCCGCCAGTGAGCATGATGCCAAATGGCCCGATGCCCGTGCCCCAGATGATGAATTTCGGGCTGCCGTCGCTCGCCCCGCTGGTGCCGCCCCCCACCTTGCTCGTGCCATACCCCGTGATCGTGCCCCTGCCCGTGCCCATCCCCATCCCTATTCCCATCCCTCACATCAATGATTCCAAGCCCCCCAACGGATTTTCCAGCAACGGGGAGAACTTCATTCCGAGCGCCCCCGGCGACTCCTCGGCGGCAGGAGGCAAGCCTGGCGGACACTCCCTGTCCCCCCGGGACTCCAAGCAGGGCTCGTCCAAGTCCGCGGACTCACCGCCCGGCTGCTCCGGCCAGGCCCTGAGCTTGGCGCCCGCGGAGCACGGCCGGAGCGAGGTGGTGGACCTGACGCGGCGCGCCGGCAGCCCCCCGGGCGCGGGCGGCCAGCTCGGCTTCCCCGGCGTGCTGCAGGGCCCGCAGGACGGCGTCATCGACCTGACCGTGGGCCACCGGGCCCGGCTGCACAACGTGATCCACCGCGCGCTGCACGCGCACATCAAGGCGGAGCGCGAGCCGGGCGCCGCGGAGCGCAGGACCTGCGGCGGCTGCAGGGATGGCCACTGCAGCCCGCCCGCCGCCGGCGACCCGGGCCCTGGAGCGCCCGCGGGCCCCGAGGCCGCCGCGGCCTGCAATGTCATTGTGAACGGCACGCGCGGCGGCGCCGCCGAGGGCGCCAAGGGCGCGGAGCCGCCGCCTGAGCAGCCccagccgccgccgcctcccgcgCCCCCCAAGAAGCTGCTGTCGCCGGAGGAGCCCGCGGTGAGCGAGCTGGAGTCCGTCAAAGAGAACAACTGTGCTTCCAACTGCCACCTGGACGGGGAGGCGGCCAAAAAGCTGATGGGGGAGGAGGCCCTGGCGGGAGGCGACAAGTCAGACCCGAACCTTAATAACCCCGCGGACGAGGACCACGCGTATGCTCTGCGTATGCTGCCCAAGACGGGCTGCGTGATCCAGCCTGTGCCAAAACCCGCGGAGAAGACTGCCATGGCGCCGTGCATCATCTCCTCGCCCATGCTCAGCGCCGGGCCCGAGGACCTGGAGCCTCCGCTCAAAAGGAGGTGCCTCCGAATTAGAAATCAGAATAAGTAAAAGGTTTGTATGTACACTGGGGCTTTTCTCCACACGAGTCAGCGCACCCCTCCTTACTTCTTACAGGGCAGAGGCGCGCGAGAGAGTTGTATTGATAATCATGGTTTTACCTTACGTGTTTTACAGTACACCTTGTGTGGTCACACACTATCATCATCTTGATCCaacatcattcccattttacagatgaggaaactgactcaCAGCATGTAAGTGCCATGCCCAGGGTCACTTACTTAAGGATAAAGCCAATTCTTGAACCTGCATTGAAACACTATCTACTAATTACACTTTTATTATTAGGCTCATCCCTGTAAGTAGAAGAGGatgtgggaaggaaggagagattaCTTGGGACCGGTAAATGTTCAGTCATGAGGTTACAGGACTGTGCTAAAAGGCAAGCTGAGCCACTTCTTGGAGCTGGTAGAGTCACTGGCAGAATGTCCTAATTCACCAAATGTTCTCAATAACCAGGGGATTCCATCTGCACGATGAGAATAAAATCTAACCTTCTTACATGCTATGCcaactgaacccag
It includes:
- the SOBP gene encoding sine oculis-binding protein homolog isoform X2; translation: MAEMEKEGRPPENKRSRKPAHPVKREINEEMKNFAENTMNELLGWYGYDKVELKDGEDIEFRNYPTDGESRQHISVLKENSLPKPKLPEDSVISPYNISTGYSGLATGNGLSDSPAGSKDHGNVPIIVPLIPPPFIKPPAEDDVSNVQIMCAWCQKVGIKRYSLSMGSEVKSFCSEKCFAACRRAYFKRNKARDEDGHAENFPQQHYAKETPRLAFKNNCELLVCDWCKHIRHTKEYLDFGDGERRLQFCSAKCLNQYKMDIFYKETQANLPAGLCSTLHPPMENKAEGTGVQLLTPDSWNIPLTDARRKAPSPAAAAGQSQGPGPSVSTTVSPSDTANCSVTKIPTPVPKSMPISETPNIPPVSVQPPASIGPPLGVPPRSPPMVMTNRGPVPLPIFMEQQIMQQIRPPFIRGPPHHASNPNSPLSNPMLPGIGPPPGGPRNLGPTSSPMHRPMLSPHIHPPSTPTMPGNPPGLLPPPPPGAPLPSLPFPPVSMMPNGPMPVPQMMNFGLPSLAPLVPPPTLLVPYPVIVPLPVPIPIPIPIPHINDSKPPNGFSSNGENFIPSAPGDSSAAGGKPGGHSLSPRDSKQGSSKSADSPPGCSGQALSLAPAEHGRSEVVDLTRRAGSPPGAGGQLGFPGVLQGPQDGVIDLTVGHRARLHNVIHRALHAHIKAEREPGAAERRTCGGCRDGHCSPPAAGDPGPGAPAGPEAAAACNVIVNGTRGGAAEGAKGAEPPPEQPQPPPPPAPPKKLLSPEEPAVSELESVKENNCASNCHLDGEAAKKLMGEEALAGGDKSDPNLNNPADEDHAYALRMLPKTGCVIQPVPKPAEKTAMAPCIISSPMLSAGPEDLEPPLKRRCLRIRNQNK
- the SOBP gene encoding sine oculis-binding protein homolog isoform X1 translates to MAEMEKEGRPPENKRSRKPAHPVKREINEEMKNFAENTMNELLGWYGYDKVELKDGEDIEFRNYPTDGESRQHISVLKENSLPKPKLPEDSVISPYNISTGYSGLATGNGLSDSPAGSKDHGNVPIIVPLIPPPFIKPPAEDDVSNVQIMCAWCQKVGIKRYSLSMGSEVKSFCSEKCFAACRRAYFKRNKARDEDGHAENFPQQHYAKETPRLAFKNNCELLMGKLKFGDVTFLALGERRGSSEQAQSLDLTHISLTCAQAKTHCHLLKVCDWCKHIRHTKEYLDFGDGERRLQFCSAKCLNQYKMDIFYKETQANLPAGLCSTLHPPMENKAEGTGVQLLTPDSWNIPLTDARRKAPSPAAAAGQSQGPGPSVSTTVSPSDTANCSVTKIPTPVPKSMPISETPNIPPVSVQPPASIGPPLGVPPRSPPMVMTNRGPVPLPIFMEQQIMQQIRPPFIRGPPHHASNPNSPLSNPMLPGIGPPPGGPRNLGPTSSPMHRPMLSPHIHPPSTPTMPGNPPGLLPPPPPGAPLPSLPFPPVSMMPNGPMPVPQMMNFGLPSLAPLVPPPTLLVPYPVIVPLPVPIPIPIPIPHINDSKPPNGFSSNGENFIPSAPGDSSAAGGKPGGHSLSPRDSKQGSSKSADSPPGCSGQALSLAPAEHGRSEVVDLTRRAGSPPGAGGQLGFPGVLQGPQDGVIDLTVGHRARLHNVIHRALHAHIKAEREPGAAERRTCGGCRDGHCSPPAAGDPGPGAPAGPEAAAACNVIVNGTRGGAAEGAKGAEPPPEQPQPPPPPAPPKKLLSPEEPAVSELESVKENNCASNCHLDGEAAKKLMGEEALAGGDKSDPNLNNPADEDHAYALRMLPKTGCVIQPVPKPAEKTAMAPCIISSPMLSAGPEDLEPPLKRRCLRIRNQNK
- the SOBP gene encoding sine oculis-binding protein homolog isoform X3 — its product is MAEMEKEGRPPENKRSRKPAHPVKREINEEMKNFAENTMNELLGWYGYDKVELKDGEDIEFRNYPTDGESRQHISVLKENSLPKPKLPEDSVISPYNISTGYSGLATGNGLSDSPAGSKDHGNVPIIVPLIPPPFIKPPAEDDVSNVQIMCAWCQKVGIKRYSLSMGSEVKSFCSEKCFAACRRAYFKRNKVCDWCKHIRHTKEYLDFGDGERRLQFCSAKCLNQYKMDIFYKETQANLPAGLCSTLHPPMENKAEGTGVQLLTPDSWNIPLTDARRKAPSPAAAAGQSQGPGPSVSTTVSPSDTANCSVTKIPTPVPKSMPISETPNIPPVSVQPPASIGPPLGVPPRSPPMVMTNRGPVPLPIFMEQQIMQQIRPPFIRGPPHHASNPNSPLSNPMLPGIGPPPGGPRNLGPTSSPMHRPMLSPHIHPPSTPTMPGNPPGLLPPPPPGAPLPSLPFPPVSMMPNGPMPVPQMMNFGLPSLAPLVPPPTLLVPYPVIVPLPVPIPIPIPIPHINDSKPPNGFSSNGENFIPSAPGDSSAAGGKPGGHSLSPRDSKQGSSKSADSPPGCSGQALSLAPAEHGRSEVVDLTRRAGSPPGAGGQLGFPGVLQGPQDGVIDLTVGHRARLHNVIHRALHAHIKAEREPGAAERRTCGGCRDGHCSPPAAGDPGPGAPAGPEAAAACNVIVNGTRGGAAEGAKGAEPPPEQPQPPPPPAPPKKLLSPEEPAVSELESVKENNCASNCHLDGEAAKKLMGEEALAGGDKSDPNLNNPADEDHAYALRMLPKTGCVIQPVPKPAEKTAMAPCIISSPMLSAGPEDLEPPLKRRCLRIRNQNK